A single window of Athene noctua chromosome 1, bAthNoc1.hap1.1, whole genome shotgun sequence DNA harbors:
- the PELI1 gene encoding LOW QUALITY PROTEIN: E3 ubiquitin-protein ligase pellino homolog 1 (The sequence of the model RefSeq protein was modified relative to this genomic sequence to represent the inferred CDS: inserted 1 base in 1 codon; deleted 1 base in 1 codon; substituted 4 bases at 4 genomic stop codons) encodes MHGYSYVREVKKEIDQRFSENLIHRAAGELGCRIMLSTPSASFFPFWGQRWMNLWSGEQDAGSDSSQWCVAKWCLPSLRKAEPAPLXSEGATHSLSKSTQSRGTQSGSCCGFKGVGGFRLVLNKIEGVXFFLLYCVEILRGQKRYWXVAQLIEQVLLVVFGPHASGAVSGGALPSRGCASSLVXPKADVEDMGGKGVXTVCKCSCLTGNNEKSVPQLLIRDLKFEKSLAKLMFSPDQENHPSKAPVKYGELIVLGYNGSLPNGDRGRRKSRFALFKRPKANGVKPSTVHIACTPQAAKAISNKDQHSISYTLSRAQTVVVEYTHDSNTDMFQIGRSTESPIDFVVTDTVPGSQSNSDTQSVQSTISRFACRIICERNPPFTARIYAAGFDSSKNIFLGEKAAKWKTSDGQMDGLTTNGVLVMHPRNGFTEDSKPGVWREISVCGNVFSLRETRSAQQRGKMVENETNQLQDGSLIDLCGATLLWRTAEGLSRTPTVKHLEALRQEINAARPQCPVGFNTLAFPSMKRKDVVDEKQPWVYLNCGHVHGYHNWGNKEERDGKDRECPMCRSVGPYVPLWLGCEAGFYVDAGPPTHAFSPCGHVCSEKTTAYWSQIPLPHGTHTFHAACPFCAHQLAGEQGYIRLIFQGPLD; translated from the exons ATGCATGGGTACAGTTATGTAAGAGAAGTGAAGAAGGAAATAGATCAGCGTTTCTCTGAGAACCTCAtccacagagctgctggggaaTTGGGCTGCAGGATCATGCTCAGCACACCCTCcgcttccttttttcctttttggggCCAGAGATGGATGAATTTATGGAGTGGTGAGCAGGATGCAGGCTCTGACTCCAGCCAATGGTGTGTGGCGAAGTGGTGTTTACCTAGCTTACGCAAGGCAGAACCAGCCCCTCTTTAGTCAGAAGGCGCTACCCACAGCTTAAGTAAAAGCACACAGAGCAGAGGCACTCAGTCTGGCAGTTGCTGTGGATTTAAAGGAGTTGGTGGATTTCGGCTGGTTTTAAACAAGATCGAAggag gtttttttcttctctactgtGTAGAAATACTGAGAGGACAAAAAAGATACTGGTAA GTAGCTCAGCTGATTGAGCAAGTACTACTTGTAGTGTTTGGCCCTCATGCTTCAGGGGCAGTCAGCGGAGGAGCTTTGCCTAGC CGAGGTTGTGCATCGTCACTGGTATAGCCGAAAGCTGATGTGGAGGACATGGGTGGTAAGGGGGTGTAGACTGTATGTAAATGTAGCTGTTTAACTG gaaataatgaaaaaagtgtGCCACAACTCTTGATCAGAGACCTGAAATTTGAGAAGTCATTAGCTAAGCTCATGTTTTCTCCTGATCAAGAAAATCATCCATCAAAAGCACCAGTAAAATATGGTGAATTGATTGTATTAGG GTACAATGGGTCTCTCCCGAATGGAGatagaggaagaagaaaaagtaggtttgctttatttaaaaggCCCAAGGCAAATGGGGTGAAACCTAGCACAGTGCACATTGCCTGTACCCCTCAAGCAGCAAAG GCAATAAGTAATAAGGACCAACACAGCATATCTTACACTTTGTCTCGGGCCCAGACAGTAGTAGTTGAATATACACATGACAGCAACACAGATATGTTCCAG ATTGGTCGGTCAACAGAGAGTCCTATAGACTTTGTCGTGACAGATACAGTTCCTGGAAGTCAGAGTAATTCAGATACACAGTCTGTGCAGAGCACTATATCAAGGTTTGCCTGCAGAATCATATGTGAACGTAACCCTCCTTTTACAGCAAGAATATATGCTGCAGGATTTGATTCCTCAAAAAACATCTTTCTTGGG GAGAAAGCTGCGAAGTGGAAAACATCAGATGGGCAAATGGATGGACTAACCACAAATGGAGTTCTTGTTATGCATCCTCGTAACGGATTTACAGAAGACTCCAAGCCAGGGGTGTGGAGAGAGATATCTGTATGTGGGAATGTGTTCAGTCTCCGTGAAACCAGATCAGctcagcagaggggaaaaatg GTTGAGAATGAAACAAACCAACTCCAGGATGGCTCTCTTATCGACCTGTGTGGAGCAACACTGCTGTGGCGCACGGCGGAAGGGCTTTCACGCACCCCGACTGTCAAGCACCTGGAGGCGCTGAGACAGGAAATAAATGCAGCCAGGCCCCAGTGTCCCGTGGGGTTTAACACCTTGGCCTTTCCCAGCATGAAGAGAAAAGATGTTGTAGACGAAAAGCAGCCGTGGGTCTACCTGAACTGTGGCCATGTCCACGGCTATCACAACTGGGGAAACAAAGAGGAGAGAGACGGGAAGGATCGCGAGTGCCCCATGTGCCGCTCTGTTGGCCCCTACGTGCCTCTGTGGCTTGGATGTGAAGCAGGATTTTATGTGGATGCGGGACCTCCAACTCACGCGTTCAGCCCGTGTGGGCACGTGTGTTCAGAAAAGACAACTGCATATTGGTCCCAAATTCCTCTTCCTCATGGTACTCACACTTTTCATGCAGCCTGTCCGTTCTGTGCACATCAGCTGGCTGGTGAGCAAGGTTACATCAGACTCATTTTCCAGGGACCTCTTGACTAA